In Desulfovibrio aminophilus, the following proteins share a genomic window:
- a CDS encoding MotA/TolQ/ExbB proton channel family protein, translated as MSQATLVAQFVLGFLACMSLFSWALMAAKWRTLNRARRDMEQGIAALLSGERFSKAMNRLCSPELPLSSRMTALWTREYDRLAKTGDLERLLADNMRRVLRHGVAEEMRGLSRALPLLATTANTAPFIGLFGTVWGIMHSFHSIGQMKSAALATVAPGISEALIATAVGLAVAIPATAGYNIFLGMIGGIEGQCVSFAGLFLNRLRQEGPNGALSPDKGR; from the coding sequence TTGTCGCAGGCCACGCTGGTGGCCCAGTTCGTGTTGGGGTTTCTGGCCTGCATGTCCCTGTTCAGCTGGGCGTTGATGGCGGCGAAGTGGCGCACGCTCAACCGCGCGCGGCGCGACATGGAGCAGGGCATCGCGGCCCTTCTTTCCGGGGAACGCTTCAGCAAGGCCATGAACCGCCTGTGTTCGCCGGAGCTGCCGCTGTCGAGCCGGATGACCGCGCTCTGGACCCGGGAGTATGACCGGCTGGCCAAGACGGGCGACCTGGAGCGCCTTCTGGCGGACAACATGCGCCGGGTGCTGCGCCACGGCGTGGCCGAGGAGATGCGCGGCCTGTCGCGGGCCCTGCCGCTGTTGGCCACCACGGCCAACACCGCGCCCTTCATCGGCCTGTTCGGCACGGTCTGGGGCATCATGCATTCCTTCCACTCCATCGGTCAGATGAAATCCGCGGCGCTGGCCACGGTCGCCCCGGGAATCTCCGAGGCCCTCATCGCCACGGCGGTGGGGCTGGCCGTGGCCATTCCCGCCACAGCGGGCTACAACATCTTCCTCGGCATGATCGGCGGCATTGAGGGGCAGTGCGTCAGTTTCGCCGGATTGTTCCTCAACCGGCTGCGTCAGGAAGGGCCCAACGGCGCGCTGTCTCCGGACAAGGGGCGTTGA